The region CATGGGCAATAAACACATATGTCAAGTCAAAATCTTCCTGCAAATCTTTCAACAAATTCAATACTTGTGACTGAATGGAAACATCAAGTGCAGACACAGGTTCATCAGCGACAATCAATTTTGGCTGCACCGCCAAAGCCCTGGCAATTCCCACCCGTTGCCGCTGTCCCCCACTAAACTGATGGGGATAGCGTTTTTCGTGATAACTGCTTAAACCAACCGTCTCCAATAGTTCACGCACCTTTTTCTTTCGTTCCTTTGCATCGCCCATCCCATGTACTTTCAACGGCTCCTCGATAATTTTTCCAACCGTATGGCGTGGATTAAGCGATGCATACGGATCCTGAAACACCATTTGCATATCCCGGCGAAACTTGCGCATTTCCCCTTTGGAAACATCTGTTAATGTTCGATCTTCAAATTTCACAGATCCCTCACTAGGCTCAATCAAGCGCAGCAACATCCGTCCTGTCGTTGATTTGCCGCAACCCGATTCCCCGACCAAACCAAGTGTTTCACCTTTCTTCAGGGAAAAAGAAACCCCGTCAACCGCCTTGACTTCTCCAATTTTTCGTCCAAACACACCACCCGTGATCGGAAAATATTTTTTCAGATTATGTACTTCCAATAATGTCTCGCTCATGTTGTGACCTCCTGCTTATGTTTCTCATGAAGAAAACAACGCACCTGATGACCATCTTCTGTTTCCAGCAACTCTGGATTCTCATCCGTGCAGCGGTCAAATGCGTATCGACATCTCGGGGCGAAGAGACATCCATGTTGTACCGACCCTGGTTTTGGCACATTTCCTGGAATCGAATAAAGCCGTTCCTTTTTGACATACATATTGGGCACCGACTGAATCAGCCCCTCTGTATAGGGATGTTGCGGGTTTTTAAAAATAGTACGCACATTACCTTCTTCCACTACTTTACCTGCATACATGACAACGATGCGGTCACACACATCGGCAACAACGCCAAGATCGTGTGTGATTAATAGAATGGATGTGTTTGAATCCTCATTCAATCGCTTCATTAAATCGAGGATTTGTGCTTGAATGGTGACATCCAGTGCCGTCGTTGGTTCATCTGCAATCAGTAACTCCGGTTCACATGCCATGGCCATGGCAATCATGACACGCTGACGCATCCCCCCTGAAAGTTGATGCGGATATTCCTTCATAAGCTGTTTTGCTCTTGGCATGCCAACTTTCTCCAACATTTGCACCGCCCGACTTGCTGCTTCCTTCTTGGAAAGTTGTTTATGCAGCTGGATGCCTTCGATCAGCTGCGAACCAATTGTAAACACCGGGTTCAACGATGTCATCGGCTCTTGAAATATCATTGCGATTTCATTGCCGCGAATCTGCCGCATCCGCCGTTCCGTAGCCTTGGTTAGTTCCTCGTTCTTAAAGCGAATGTCCCCCGCTATGATTTTTCCCGGTGGAGGCACAAGACCCATGACAGACAACGAAGTAACACTCTTTCCACAACCCGATTCGCCAACCACGCCCAGAATTTCTCCTGGTTTAATAGAAAAATTTACATCAGCGACCGCGGGAACTTCGCCATCGTCTGTAAAAAAGGAAGTCTTTAATCCGCTAATTTCTAAAATAGGCTGTGACACCTTATCACTCCTTTTAAGCCATCCTATTTTGGGAACTTAGATTTATATATAGGTATGGTTTCTATCCATTGATCAGCTTCTTATAAATAGCCAATTTTCGTAAATTTATTTTTATACAGGATGATTTTACCTGACAATAACGTGCCATGTTATGGAAAACCTTCATATCGGGATGATAACGGTTCCAATTTTTGTTTCTAAACGAAAAACCGTGTTACCTTTAGCCATGGTGAAAGCCATCATATCTTGTCCATGCAAGTGGAGATTTTTATACACTTATCATTACATTATTTTTCATTTTTTTCAAGTGATTTGTACAATTTCCTTTCTTACCATTATTGAGAGCGAATCCATTCCCAATAAATCCTCCCTTTAAGGCATCCAACCCTTCATTCATCATATGTTTTACTACCCGGCCAACCGCCCACAATATACCTTGTTTGCTATGTCATGAACCACCTTCCGAATGCTGCCTTTTTCTTTGTAAAAACAAGGAGAGCACAAGTCCCGTAATGGCAAACAAAAATGCAACGAAAAAGGCCGTTTTCACTCCTGTCAGATATTTAATCGGTTGGATCGTTTCTGTTCCGGCATTCACTTTGCTGATAAAGGAGATAATGAACGTTAATCCAAGCGACCCACCAAATTGACGCGCCGTATTGATTACTGCCGTCCCATGTGGAATCAACGTATCAGGCAAAGCATTGATACCAGACGTCATGATTGGCATATTAATCAATGCCACACCAGCCATGGAAACCATGAATAAAACCATCGTCATCATGAACGGCGTATCGATATCCAGCATAAAATGAAAACCA is a window of Lentibacillus daqui DNA encoding:
- a CDS encoding ABC transporter ATP-binding protein, producing MSETLLEVHNLKKYFPITGGVFGRKIGEVKAVDGVSFSLKKGETLGLVGESGCGKSTTGRMLLRLIEPSEGSVKFEDRTLTDVSKGEMRKFRRDMQMVFQDPYASLNPRHTVGKIIEEPLKVHGMGDAKERKKKVRELLETVGLSSYHEKRYPHQFSGGQRQRVGIARALAVQPKLIVADEPVSALDVSIQSQVLNLLKDLQEDFDLTYVFIAHDLSVVRQISDRVGVMYLGRLVELADSTELYENPKHPYTQALLSAVPIPDPDYESNRTILEGDVPNPANPPAGCAFHTRCPLAMDICKSVRPVFGENETNHYVACHLYTGEGKESPVLADSK
- a CDS encoding ABC transporter ATP-binding protein; translation: MSQPILEISGLKTSFFTDDGEVPAVADVNFSIKPGEILGVVGESGCGKSVTSLSVMGLVPPPGKIIAGDIRFKNEELTKATERRMRQIRGNEIAMIFQEPMTSLNPVFTIGSQLIEGIQLHKQLSKKEAASRAVQMLEKVGMPRAKQLMKEYPHQLSGGMRQRVMIAMAMACEPELLIADEPTTALDVTIQAQILDLMKRLNEDSNTSILLITHDLGVVADVCDRIVVMYAGKVVEEGNVRTIFKNPQHPYTEGLIQSVPNMYVKKERLYSIPGNVPKPGSVQHGCLFAPRCRYAFDRCTDENPELLETEDGHQVRCFLHEKHKQEVTT